TcaatccaaacgcacactaagtgTGCATTTGCGTAGCAAACGCGGTAGGCATTTTGCGTTTTTCTGTGGGTCTCGTGCACTATTCACGAACCCACAAGTACGAAAAATGCAGCAAAAAGCAATAAATCTAGGTCCCATGGGCACTATtcatagtttaaaaattattttgctacagtattttcagcaataaattttcaattttcaacaataagcgatatccaaacagaccctaagaatgcgtttggataataattaaaaattaaatttattttactattcagcttatttttgctactattcatagacTTCACTGCacttttagtactattcatgggctccactgtactatttcaactaattttatttttcttaaatcattataataatataaaattatatttatttagaaggaaaaaaagtgaagaaatttttaatatatatatatatatttttttttttttttttgatgaaccaaaaactttattaagaagaagaaaacagtCTACAAGGCCTTATTGGACTCCTCCAAAATAATGGAAGAGAAACAAGCAGGGCTATTCCCAATATcaaaaaggccaaaaaaattacaagatagAGACCATTTTGCTAAAGAGTGGGTTGCTGCATTACACAACCTAGGCACCCACTTCACAAAAACCTTATCAGAAACAGACAACAAGATCCTCAAATCAGAGCACAAGGACTTGATCCTCCAAGGGGGGGCTCAGCCAAATCATTGAGAAGCTGCACACAATACTGGCAGTTCAATTCCACTATGATGCATTCATTACTCATGGCAAGAGCTAATGGCCTCTGCCTCTACCAGGAGAGGGAGGGTGGTATTCACTTTCATAGTACCAGCGAATACCAACTCCCTTCTCCGGTCTTTCGCCACCGCAGCAATAGAAGAGAAGCATGGCCCTATAGTAGCATCAACATTAATTTTAAAAGACAAACCTGGGGGAGGGATCCAAGTCTAAATAGAGGATGGAACCTGCTGTCTTGTGGTAGAGGCCTTGGCTTTTTTGTGCTCAGAGAAGAGACATGAGATTTTAGGAGAACCCCATTAGTTTTTAGAGTGTTGTCTCCAAATAGGGCTTGATTCCTCTGCTTCTAAACCATGTCACAAAGGATGGCTCCATACAACAAAGAATCTTCTTTTTGGCCCAAACACTGATTAACCAAAAAAGGGGGAGACAAGAGGAAGTTGGCAAAATCAGATGTGGACCCAAAAGCCAATGAGTCTATTCTCACACCCCAATGGCTTCGAAACCATAAGGATTTAGCAAAGGGGCAGACCGTGAACAGATGAAGGGATGTTTCCAAAGCTGAATTACACAAAGGGCAACTCCCATCCACATTCTCATTAAACATACTTATTACCTCCTTGGTAGGCAAAACATTGGCAGCAATTTTCCATAAATGCATCTTAAGGCGCTCATGAATTTTGGATCTCCAAATCTGACCCCTAATGTAGTCAGAGTTCGAGGGAGGAGAGTCTTCCCTACAAAGCGAATAAGCGGacttgaccaaaaaaaaaaaaccccggAGTTTGTTACAGTCCAAGACCAATTGTCTTCCTTGGGGCAACTAGGAATGGGAATTTTTTGGATTAGATCAACCACATGCTCCTCGAACAACAATCTTAGCTTTGAAATATCCCAACTGCTTCAGTTTGGAGTAAGGAGCTGAGAGACTACTAAAGCAATATTCAAATTAGCATCAACTTTAGGGGTAGGGGTGAAGCTAGGGAGATCAAGAATCCACGAGTCTGACCATGTTCTAATGGAACCCCCTTTACCTACTAAAATGCAAGCAGCCTTTGCAATAAGGTGTTTTGTGCCCATCATGCTCTTCCAAAAGGGGGAAGCATTGCTAGGAGAATGATGAGCCAGCCAATTATCCCAAATCTTGTATTTCGCCCTCAAACCCTTAATACAAAGACAATCCTTTCCGGATAGAATCCACCAGCCAAGTTTGGAAATGAGAGCTTAGTTGAAATTCCATAATTTAAGATATTATAATTTGGAGACAGACCCGTTTTTAATGCGTTTGATATGTTAAAAAACCATAATTATATGGGTTTGACTTGTTTCTTGTGTGTAAACGTGTACAccttttcaataataaaaaaattataaacttataatGGCATTTAAAACATGTTACGTAATTGCTTTATTAGACATATAACtaaggaaattaaaaattaatagagaaACAAgaacactctttttttttttagagactaAAAATCTTCACTTCAAATTTTAGGTATCATAAACATTTAGTAGACAAACTTTAGAAAGAAACAATATATTTCACTCTTAAAATGTTAAAACAATCTTATTTAAGagaattataatataaattgtagtaaagacaaaaaaaatggtaaaaagttTCACATTCTAATTAATTTGACATAATGCATGTAAGGTCGCAATTTGTACCTCAGCCCAATAATAGGAAGAGTATAGGCCTAAAAAgctcaatacaataaatttatagagagtgggttagaacttttgtttctaatgagcttagataacaacaacaatgacCCAAGATCACAAAATGATAAGGATGGATTAGTTTGTATGATGAAAATTGTCCTCGGACTTAAGCCGAGGAGctgattcttatatttcttatttcttaaagattaattacaaatattCGGTCTACAGTATTTTATCTCCCTCTTTCTTGATCCCTTTTTTCAGGGAACTCTCTTTATTTTATACCTCTTTCTTGTTCTTATTCCCTTCCTCCACGTGTAGGTCTAGATTGCTAGTActgatatttgtcccatcagtACCTTCCGGAAGTCTTTGGgtagtagctgtaaggctgaaaatcactgttcaaaCATCACTTTCTCATTAATACGGCCAGATTTTTGgatgcaaagcattcaatgcagtggcAACaactttcccttagatattttctAACTGTTCATCTACTTTGTGCTTCCATGAAACGTATCTTCATCAATGGGACCTTCGGGAAAGTCGTTTTGGACAAAAGGTAGTAACATCTGGCCGTTGCTTAGTTTAGCCGAGGAGACACCCCTCCTTATCTGTCCTCGGACAAAAAAACACCCTCGGACAAAGCCCATGACCCAATATACGCTTTTGGAccttttatccctacaatagcccctcaaaactctgtTTTTCCCtcctatccgaggagaaaagcaAGGTTTTGACTCCGAGCACCGGCTTTCACACACTTCCTGAACCTCCACACGTGAAAATGTCGCTTCGTGTGCTTCGTAATTATTTCTAACGCTTCAGAGCCCGTGATGTCTCATTAAATGCTCCAAGCGGTGCTTTGTTCCTTATGGGATGTAGATCCTACGGTTGGCATTTCTCCTTGAATTTTGAGCAGGATAACTCTCACTCAATCCTGCCCCCTATATAAGACGCCTGGAGGGTCGCAATTTTCCTTGCTTTACAAATTTGTTAGCTCTTAAGAATTCTCGAACTCTCCTGCTTCCAAGAATTTCTCAACCTCCTAATTCTCAAGAAGTTCCTGAAGTGTCCCCCGTTCTTATTCTTGTAAGCTTTCACGCTCTTAGGTTCTTTTCTCCTCGGCCACTCTTCTTGACCTTCTAACCTTCATCCctttttcaaaatcattttattttaattagttcaaatgggtagattcaaggTCCTGGTAGACTCTCCCGCTGGTATGGagggctttagagccaaatatttgatatcaaaagcccctaggatGGTACCCTATTTAGCAATCCTTCCCGTGTAGTCGAGGCTTCAAAGTAATGATCTAAGTGAAAGTTGAGTCAAAACAACAACTATatgggattggaagtaatggaGAAGCTTATGTGTAACATGCACCACTACTAGAATAGCATTTTCCAATGGTAAATAACGAACTTCAGCCTCAtgtagtgacttgctcacataataaactggcctATGTACACCACCGTCAACTCGTATCAGCACCAAACTAACGGCATGAAGAGCCACAGCAATGTAGGCTAACAGGACTTCATCCACCTCTAGTCGAGACATAACAGGTGGTCAAGAAAGGTATTCCTTAAGCTCCTGAAAGGTTAAAGCACATTTCTTgatccattcaaatcccttccacttatttaacaactggaagaaaggttTACACCTGTCCGCGAACCGAGAGATAAACCAGTTTAAGGCAGCAGTTATTCCCGTCAACTTCtaaacttctttaggattctgAGGTGACTGTAAGCTGTTAATTGCTCTAACCTGCTTAGGGTTGACCTCAATTCCACgatgagtgaccatataacctaaAAATTTACCTGATCCCACACCAAAGGAACATTTAGAAgagttgaggcgcaacttgtgtTTCCTTAGTATTTGAAAGATGTTCCCAAGGTCTCCAATATGCTCGGATtctctttaccaccatgtcatctacatagaCCTCAATAGTTTTACCTAGTTGTggctcgaacatcctggtcatcatcctttcataagttgcccctgcgttctttaaaccaaaaggcatcaccttgtaatgataatttcctgtaggagtaaCGAAggttgttttctcttgatcacctaaggccaaaggtatttggtgataaccttgaaaagtatctagaaaactcatccgaggatgcccgacagtggcatccgaggatgcccgacaGTGGCATCCGCCAATTGATCTATACGAGACATTGGAAAAGGGTCTTTAGGATAAGCCTTGTTcagatctgtgaagtctacacatactctccactttccattcttctttttcactaccacTATATTAGCCAACTACTCAAGATAAAATACCTCCTTTATAGCTCTAACCTATTTAAGTTTGATCACCTCTTCTTTGACGGCCTTGGAATGCTCCTTAGATGAGCAccgaggtggttgcttcctCGGGACCACAAtcggattgacgttcaaataatggcaaatgaagctcggattcACTCTAAGAGCTTTATAAGAGTTCCAGGAAAGTAcatcaatattttctttcagGAACATCATCAACTCTTCCTTCTCTTGAGGAGGCAGTTGAGATCCAACCTGAAAATACTTCTCCTTATCATTACCTATTATAACTTTTTCCAATTCCTCGCACTTTGTCCCTTCCATCGTAACGCCAAATGATGTTAGCTCCTTTGATTGCTACAAACTTTGCTCGGTTGATGCCGAGAACTCCACCTCGATTTGATGCCTAACGACGACCACCATGCACTGCCTGGCCATAGGCTGGCTGCCTCTCAACTCTTCCACTCAGTCGTCGGACGAATACTTTACCTTCAaatgcaaggtggaggagacagctcccatgGTATGAAGCCAGGGTCTTACCACGATGACTGTGTAGGGAGAAAAAACATCCTCCACTATGAAATTGACATCCACTATCTCCGATCCAGTTTGCACTGGCAGTTTAATCTGCCCCATTGGTATAACTACCTTCCCATCGAAACCTACTAAAGGTGAATCATAACCAGTTAAGTCCCCCAGTTTCAGCCCTAAACCCTTATACAAACCAGGGTACATAATTTCCACCCaactgccttgatcaaccagTTTTCGCTTCACATCGTATCCTCCTATCTTGAGGGTAACCAGCagtgcatcatcatgtggttatAAAGTACTAGCCTTATCGTTATCAGAGAAACTCAGCGCTGGTCGGCCCTCTGTTCTACTCCTCTTGGGTTCGAAGTAGTATGCCCCCTCAAGTGGCTGAGCTACGGATAGTACCCTAGAATGGTAAAAACCAACTCTTCCTGATGTGGCAAGAATGACATTGATTGTGCCTAGAGGTGGTTTTGAAGAAGTATCCCTCTGAGATCTTGACCCTGCTTGGCCTCCCTGTCCAACGGAACGGTATAGGAATTGTTTTAGCTTACCTCCACGTACCAGCTGCTCTAGGTGGCCACACAAAGTTCTACAATCCTCTGTAGTATGCCCTCGCTCCTGGTGGTACTGACAATGAAAGCTTTGGTTGCACCTTGTGGGATCTCctcccattttatttggccactGGAAAAATggttcattcttaattttttccaagATTTGATACACTGGTTCTCGAAACAACAAGTTAACTGCTTGTGGTGCAGCGACAACGCCAAACTGCCTAGAAAAATCACACCGAGGACGATTATTGTTGAACCTGTCCAACTTGAAGTCCCTCCTATCCTGAGGGACCACCTTCCCCTTGCCTTTACCTAATTGTTGATCCTCCTCGACCCGCTTGTACTTGTCAATGCGGTCCATAAGCTAGCGTACATTACTAACCGGTTTCTCGGTTAATGATTTCCTCAAATCATGCTCGGCTCGgcaggtaggccgaccttgaaagttcttatggtcacatcatcaaaatccctatcaatctcattgaacatctcccactATCTGTCTGAGTACGTTTTCAAAGTTTCTCTTTCTCACATAGTCATAGACAACAAGGAGTCCAAGGGCCGAGGAACCCTATTGCACGTAATAAAGCAGGATCCAAACACCCGGGTGAGCCCTttaaaggaatcaatagaacccGCCTCGaggccattaaaccatctcattgcC
This genomic stretch from Castanea sativa cultivar Marrone di Chiusa Pesio chromosome 9, ASM4071231v1 harbors:
- the LOC142608709 gene encoding uncharacterized protein LOC142608709, with the translated sequence MDRIDKYKRVEEDQQLGKGKGKVVPQDRRDFKLDRFNNNRPRCDFSRQFGVVAAPQAVNLLFREPVYQILEKIKNEPFFQWPNKMGGDPTRCNQSFHCQYHQERGHTTEDCRTLCGHLEQLVRGGKLKQFLYRSVGQGGQAGSRSQRDTSSKPPLGTINVILATSGRVGFYHSRVLSVAQPLEGAYYFEPKRSRTEGRPALSFSDNDKIGGYDVKRKLVDQGSWVEIMYPGLYKGLGLKLGDLTGYDSPLVGFDGKVVIPMGQIKLPVQTGSEIVDVNFIVEDVFSPYTVIVVRPWLHTMGAVSSTLHLKVKYSSDD